In one window of Pseudobdellovibrionaceae bacterium DNA:
- a CDS encoding type II secretion system protein: MKSRGFTLIEVMMSMVILAGSILVLAQAWSTNSLRLRKSQLMNNVATLLERKMVEVEAQYRSKPIGEIPEEEKGDFGKKYPQYSWRLESQDFTMPDISQALISDNGASDMLLTMVRQTSEFISKSVKEVTVVVIVKTASKSLEYSLTTYFVDYNQSIGLGGGGG, from the coding sequence TTGAAGAGCCGAGGATTTACACTGATTGAAGTGATGATGTCTATGGTGATCCTCGCCGGCAGTATTCTTGTGCTGGCACAAGCCTGGTCAACCAACAGTTTACGCCTGCGCAAATCCCAACTAATGAATAATGTGGCCACTTTACTTGAGCGCAAAATGGTTGAAGTGGAGGCTCAGTACCGCAGCAAACCCATTGGGGAAATTCCCGAAGAAGAAAAAGGCGATTTCGGCAAAAAGTATCCCCAATACTCATGGCGTTTGGAATCTCAAGATTTCACAATGCCCGACATCTCACAGGCTTTGATTTCTGATAACGGAGCCAGTGACATGTTGTTGACCATGGTCAGGCAAACCAGCGAGTTTATTTCAAAATCTGTTAAAGAAGTAACGGTGGTCGTGATTGTCAAAACCGCATCGAAATCTCTTGAATATTCTCTCACCACCTATTTTGTTGACTACAACCAGAGCATTGGACTGGGAGGCGGCGGTGGGTAA
- a CDS encoding type II secretion system protein, whose product MKRISFIQKNRPFAEKERERSTPLSSQSWGFTLIEILIVLSIIAALAAVVIPRLGGQRNQEIRSTVRKLSTLTRNLHSRAKLFNVSYRLVIDMQDGPDSKEAHSYWVERTSQPVLIRSEEDEKNKKKADDEAEDPDGFGLDPQLTRKPIPLPNGMIFSKVEITSKEGEITEGKAYLNFLAQGLADEAAIHIRHGGDLNWTIAIHPLTGHGEVIAKDVSLKDIQDQD is encoded by the coding sequence ATGAAGAGGATATCGTTTATCCAGAAGAATAGGCCCTTCGCCGAAAAAGAGCGTGAACGCTCCACACCCTTATCTTCACAATCTTGGGGTTTCACCTTAATTGAAATTTTGATTGTGTTGTCGATTATTGCCGCCCTCGCTGCCGTTGTGATTCCGCGGCTGGGCGGCCAGAGAAATCAAGAAATTCGCTCCACCGTGCGAAAGCTTTCTACTCTCACACGCAACCTCCATAGCCGCGCTAAATTGTTCAATGTGAGTTACCGTCTGGTCATTGATATGCAAGATGGACCAGACTCAAAAGAAGCCCACTCCTACTGGGTAGAGCGCACCAGTCAACCGGTTTTAATTCGCTCCGAAGAGGATGAAAAAAACAAAAAAAAAGCTGATGACGAGGCCGAAGATCCAGATGGATTTGGTCTGGATCCCCAGCTCACCCGAAAACCTATTCCTCTTCCAAACGGTATGATATTTTCTAAAGTGGAAATAACCAGCAAAGAGGGAGAAATCACCGAAGGTAAGGCCTACTTGAATTTTTTAGCGCAGGGTTTAGCCGATGAAGCGGCCATTCACATTCGGCATGGCGGAGATTTAAATTGGACTATTGCCATTCACCCTCTGACAGGTCATGGTGAAGTGATTGCAAAAGACGTGTCTCTCAAGGACATTCAAGACCAAGACTGA
- the gspG gene encoding type II secretion system major pseudopilin GspG produces MSVRKDAGFTLVEIMIVLVILASLAAILSQTVIGGLDKARVNEAKLQMSQFGKALDMYNIDCGRFPNTEEGLAALAPGGESTCSSWGPEPYARKIPKDPWGNDYVYESDGGEYTITSFGKKGKPGGKDYEEDIVYPEE; encoded by the coding sequence ATATCTGTGCGAAAAGACGCTGGTTTTACACTTGTTGAAATTATGATTGTGTTGGTCATTCTGGCCTCATTGGCTGCGATTTTATCGCAGACGGTGATCGGGGGTCTCGACAAAGCCCGTGTGAATGAGGCTAAATTACAAATGAGTCAGTTTGGTAAGGCCTTAGATATGTACAACATTGACTGTGGCCGCTTTCCTAACACTGAAGAAGGCTTGGCTGCATTGGCTCCTGGTGGTGAAAGCACCTGCAGTAGCTGGGGGCCCGAACCCTACGCACGAAAAATCCCAAAAGATCCGTGGGGCAATGACTATGTCTATGAGTCCGACGGTGGTGAGTACACCATTACAAGTTTCGGCAAAAAAGGAAAACCTGGCGGAAAAGACTATGAAGAGGATATCGTTTATCCAGAAGAATAG
- the gspF gene encoding type II secretion system inner membrane protein GspF codes for MPLYVYRGLDKSGKNKKGTIDSENLRTARLKLKKQGIYVVDIKDKTKASKKAKGRSRSPGGSVSVKDLSMMTRQLATLLKANIPLVESLGAVADQVENQYLSDVLAEIKNMVNEGATLHRSMQKYPKVFDKIFVSMCEAGEMSGTLDIILIRLAEFKEAQSELRSKITSAMLYPIIMVVFIGLILIGIFTFVIPKIVTVFEASPELVLPWYTKVVISISDAFVDYWHIMLVAVIAFGLVFKNWKNSPSGSKQWDLIVLNLPVVGKIARMIAVSRFTRTLSTLLVGGVPMLSAMGIVRNVVDNEVLGEAIDEARDNISEGESIAGPLKKSNQFPPIVIHMISIGEKTGELENMLTQVSEAYDFQVKTQVDGLTSLLEPVMLILMGGVIGVIVFSIMIPIFQLSDFAG; via the coding sequence ATGCCTCTCTATGTGTATCGAGGGCTTGATAAGTCTGGAAAAAATAAAAAAGGCACCATCGACAGTGAGAATCTGCGCACGGCCCGTTTGAAACTAAAAAAACAGGGCATCTATGTTGTCGACATAAAAGACAAGACCAAAGCGTCAAAAAAAGCCAAGGGGCGATCGCGATCTCCTGGCGGATCTGTCAGCGTCAAAGACCTCTCAATGATGACTCGTCAATTGGCCACCCTGCTGAAGGCCAATATCCCACTGGTTGAATCCTTGGGGGCTGTGGCCGATCAAGTGGAAAACCAGTATCTTTCAGATGTGCTTGCCGAAATAAAAAACATGGTGAATGAAGGGGCCACGCTACACCGATCCATGCAAAAATACCCCAAGGTTTTTGATAAAATATTTGTGTCCATGTGCGAAGCCGGAGAAATGTCAGGCACTCTTGATATCATTCTCATTAGATTGGCTGAATTTAAAGAAGCTCAGAGTGAACTGCGAAGCAAAATTACATCGGCCATGTTATACCCCATTATTATGGTGGTTTTTATCGGACTCATCCTCATCGGTATTTTTACCTTTGTGATTCCTAAGATTGTCACCGTATTTGAAGCCTCACCCGAGCTAGTTTTGCCATGGTACACAAAGGTTGTGATCTCAATTAGTGATGCTTTTGTGGATTATTGGCACATCATGTTGGTGGCCGTTATAGCATTTGGATTGGTTTTCAAAAACTGGAAGAATTCACCCTCAGGCTCAAAACAGTGGGATCTTATTGTTTTAAATCTACCGGTTGTGGGAAAGATTGCGCGAATGATTGCGGTTTCTCGCTTTACCCGCACGCTCTCTACACTGCTGGTGGGTGGCGTCCCTATGCTTTCAGCCATGGGAATTGTTCGCAATGTGGTGGACAATGAGGTTCTCGGAGAAGCCATTGATGAGGCGCGCGACAATATCAGTGAGGGTGAATCCATTGCTGGACCTCTAAAAAAATCGAATCAATTCCCCCCCATTGTGATTCATATGATCAGTATTGGCGAAAAAACTGGTGAACTAGAAAACATGCTGACCCAGGTCAGTGAGGCCTATGATTTTCAAGTAAAAACGCAAGTGGATGGACTGACCTCTTTGCTTGAACCAGTGATGCTTATATTGATGGGTGGCGTTATTGGCGTCATCGTTTTCTCTATTATGATTCCGATCTTTCAATTGTCAGATTTTGCCGGTTAA
- the gspE gene encoding type II secretion system ATPase GspE — MSTSSFEKLILKGTSITEPQLRSLMQAQGRDGGLLEESLTKRTYSTPDEAMADLCRSLDLDFIKEIPANDIAADLVRDIPINFAKSHEVLPYKSDGDTVIVLVTNPLNHQVLDDLRVLFGKKIHPLVSTSKAVHDAINVVYEKSTAALEGLDEIESEEYDLDDPVIDLLEAGDDDAPVIKLVNTLLFRAVKEKASDIHIEPYEKEMVVRFRIDGILFDIFKPPKKLQNAITSRIKVMGNLNIAEKRLPQDGRIPLKLAGKDIDVRLSSVPTAFGERLVLRLQDRSNVVLELEQLGFSRDSLDKISHLLTKTYGIVLVTGPTGSGKSTTLYACLTRINTVDRNIITVEDPVEQRIQGIGQIQVNSKIGLTFSTGLRAILRQDPNIIMLGEIRDLETAEIAINASLTGHLVLSTIHTNDSAGVFPRLIDMGCEPFLIATSLLGVVAQRLVRVLCPHCKEPYDPTDVELDSLGISREQAVNAKIHRAVGCSECNQKGYSSRTLIQELLMVNDDIRTLIMQRQDGGSIRKVAVASGMTTFRDHGVQKVLNGITTIEEVLTNTQMDQ; from the coding sequence ATGTCCACTTCATCATTTGAAAAACTCATTCTTAAAGGGACCAGCATCACCGAGCCGCAGTTGCGATCTCTGATGCAAGCCCAAGGACGCGACGGGGGATTGCTTGAAGAGTCTCTGACAAAACGCACCTACAGCACGCCTGATGAAGCCATGGCTGATCTCTGCCGCAGCCTTGACCTGGACTTTATTAAAGAAATTCCGGCCAATGACATTGCCGCAGATCTTGTTCGCGACATTCCCATAAATTTTGCCAAAAGCCATGAGGTGCTTCCGTACAAATCCGATGGAGACACCGTCATCGTTCTTGTGACAAACCCCTTGAACCACCAGGTATTGGATGACCTTCGCGTTTTATTCGGAAAGAAAATCCATCCTCTGGTCTCCACCAGTAAGGCCGTGCACGACGCGATCAATGTGGTTTACGAAAAAAGCACGGCAGCCCTTGAAGGGCTCGATGAAATTGAAAGCGAAGAGTACGACCTCGACGATCCGGTCATTGACCTCTTAGAGGCTGGCGATGATGATGCACCAGTGATCAAGCTTGTAAACACACTCTTGTTTCGCGCAGTGAAAGAAAAGGCCTCAGATATTCATATTGAGCCCTACGAAAAAGAAATGGTGGTGCGCTTTCGCATTGATGGTATTTTGTTTGACATTTTCAAACCACCTAAAAAACTTCAAAACGCTATCACCTCTCGCATTAAAGTAATGGGCAACCTCAACATTGCCGAAAAACGCTTACCGCAAGATGGGCGTATTCCTCTCAAGCTAGCGGGAAAAGACATCGACGTGCGGTTAAGTTCGGTCCCCACCGCTTTTGGCGAGCGGCTTGTGCTTCGCTTACAAGATCGATCCAACGTGGTTTTAGAGCTTGAGCAATTGGGGTTTAGCCGCGACAGCCTAGATAAAATTAGCCATTTGCTCACAAAAACCTATGGCATCGTGCTCGTCACTGGCCCTACAGGAAGTGGTAAATCCACCACACTCTATGCCTGCCTCACTCGAATCAACACTGTGGATCGAAATATTATTACAGTGGAAGATCCAGTGGAACAACGAATTCAAGGTATCGGGCAAATTCAAGTGAATTCAAAAATCGGGCTCACCTTTTCGACCGGACTTCGCGCCATTTTGCGACAAGATCCCAATATTATCATGCTCGGTGAGATTCGAGACCTTGAAACGGCAGAGATTGCTATTAACGCCTCCTTAACAGGTCACTTGGTGCTATCCACAATTCACACCAATGATTCAGCAGGCGTATTTCCGCGACTGATCGATATGGGCTGCGAGCCTTTTTTGATTGCCACCTCCCTTCTTGGCGTTGTGGCCCAGCGCCTTGTTCGCGTTTTGTGTCCCCATTGTAAAGAGCCCTATGATCCCACAGATGTAGAACTTGACAGTCTCGGGATCTCAAGAGAGCAAGCGGTTAACGCAAAAATACACCGGGCTGTTGGGTGCAGTGAGTGCAACCAAAAAGGTTACAGTAGCCGAACTTTGATCCAAGAATTATTAATGGTGAATGATGACATCCGAACTTTGATTATGCAGCGCCAAGACGGAGGCTCCATTCGCAAAGTGGCCGTAGCCTCCGGTATGACCACCTTTCGTGATCATGGAGTGCAAAAGGTGCTCAACGGAATCACCACCATTGAAGAGGTTTTAACTAACACGCAAATGGATCAGTAA
- the gspD gene encoding type II secretion system secretin GspD, whose amino-acid sequence MKYCIAIMATLLLAQTVIPHKSLAQDTPDEATSSTEPQKEDKMPFADAKPEDITNENFPKLIESFVFPDAEIREVVKAIAKLTGKNFIVHSQVRGKISILADTPITVAEAYKAFLSALAMTGYTVVPSGNFLKVISSRDAKRDSIETYSGRYFPVTDQLITRIVKLKYISAEELKKKLRNIVSKEGEMEDYALTNSLIITDYGSNIERFMGIVNQLDVPGFEERLEVITIKYAKAKDISDLIDEIINKGQPKNQRFTSSRFSRTNQAESSSSGAESFSHVIPDQRTNSIIVVGNEAGIQKIRALVKKLDFKLRPEDSGGVYVYYIRHGEAESISKILSGIASDSTKAQSDTGTKTNTAAPPTAQPQAIFGGDVKITADPDNNSLIVSASPQDYEVVKNLLAKIDIPRDQVYVKAIIMEMEAQKSQNVGINYYKFVEGTDGVGRIGFRGTTDVASLIDPAGDSGAIISLGDKGNLTTVKIAGQELEVPNLLGLIKILKKSVGANVLSEPQIMALDNQEALIEVGDEVPVGVSQALGTGTTPTTASIERKKATIKLNITPFISPDTDTVRLNIKQSVSQLSKKQVEASELAKAAVITNERNIETSIVVNSGDTAVLGGLMTDKEDETVFKVPILGDLPILGWLFKSRETSKSKSNLVVFITPKIIRNAQDGSDVIDVKLKERIDFIRQNLQGRDPHGHTIDNLPRRAFNSSPTTLDEEPLEEPALETF is encoded by the coding sequence ATGAAATATTGTATCGCCATAATGGCTACCTTATTGTTGGCACAAACGGTAATCCCGCACAAAAGCTTAGCGCAAGACACGCCGGACGAGGCCACATCTTCGACAGAGCCACAGAAAGAAGACAAAATGCCCTTTGCGGATGCGAAGCCCGAAGATATTACCAACGAGAACTTTCCAAAGCTCATTGAAAGCTTTGTATTTCCTGATGCTGAAATTCGCGAAGTGGTGAAGGCGATTGCCAAACTAACGGGCAAAAACTTTATCGTCCACTCGCAGGTGCGCGGGAAAATCTCGATTCTTGCTGATACGCCCATCACTGTGGCCGAGGCCTACAAAGCCTTTTTATCAGCCCTGGCCATGACAGGCTATACCGTCGTACCTTCTGGCAATTTTCTTAAAGTGATTTCGTCAAGAGATGCCAAACGAGATAGCATTGAAACCTACTCTGGCCGGTATTTTCCAGTAACGGACCAGTTGATTACCCGAATTGTGAAATTAAAATACATTAGCGCTGAAGAGCTCAAAAAGAAGTTGCGCAACATCGTCTCTAAAGAAGGCGAAATGGAAGACTACGCGCTAACGAACTCTTTGATTATAACTGACTACGGCTCAAATATTGAGCGCTTCATGGGCATTGTAAACCAACTGGACGTGCCCGGCTTTGAAGAACGCCTGGAAGTGATCACCATCAAATATGCCAAGGCCAAAGATATTTCTGACCTCATTGATGAAATCATCAACAAGGGACAGCCAAAGAATCAACGATTTACATCTTCGCGATTTAGTCGCACCAATCAGGCCGAAAGCTCTTCATCGGGCGCTGAGAGTTTTTCACATGTAATCCCGGATCAGCGCACGAACTCAATCATTGTTGTAGGCAACGAAGCTGGCATTCAAAAAATTCGGGCCCTCGTTAAAAAGCTCGACTTCAAACTGCGCCCGGAAGACTCTGGCGGTGTGTATGTTTACTATATTCGCCACGGAGAAGCTGAAAGCATCTCTAAAATACTCAGCGGCATTGCCTCTGACTCAACAAAAGCTCAGTCTGACACGGGAACAAAAACAAACACTGCAGCGCCGCCCACGGCACAACCTCAAGCAATTTTTGGCGGTGACGTGAAGATCACAGCTGACCCAGACAATAACAGCTTGATTGTTTCCGCTAGCCCGCAAGACTATGAAGTGGTGAAAAACCTGCTGGCTAAAATCGATATCCCCCGAGACCAAGTGTACGTGAAAGCCATCATCATGGAAATGGAAGCGCAGAAAAGTCAGAACGTGGGCATCAATTACTATAAATTCGTCGAGGGAACTGACGGCGTGGGACGAATTGGCTTTCGAGGCACCACTGATGTGGCAAGCCTGATCGATCCAGCCGGCGACAGTGGTGCGATTATTTCTCTCGGAGACAAAGGCAACCTAACCACAGTTAAGATTGCAGGCCAAGAACTTGAAGTCCCTAACCTCCTGGGCCTGATTAAGATCTTAAAGAAAAGCGTGGGTGCCAATGTCCTTTCAGAACCGCAAATTATGGCCCTTGATAACCAAGAAGCATTGATTGAAGTGGGTGACGAAGTGCCCGTTGGGGTTTCACAAGCTTTAGGTACCGGAACCACGCCAACCACGGCCTCCATTGAACGAAAAAAGGCGACGATCAAGCTAAACATCACGCCTTTTATTTCTCCTGATACCGACACCGTTCGCCTTAATATCAAACAAAGCGTGAGTCAGCTGTCGAAGAAGCAAGTGGAAGCCTCCGAGCTTGCAAAAGCAGCGGTGATCACCAATGAACGAAACATTGAGACGTCCATTGTGGTCAACAGTGGTGACACCGCTGTTCTTGGTGGCCTAATGACAGACAAAGAAGATGAGACTGTTTTCAAGGTCCCCATCCTGGGCGATTTACCGATTTTGGGTTGGCTGTTTAAGTCGCGGGAGACCTCAAAGTCTAAAAGTAATCTCGTGGTGTTTATCACCCCAAAAATCATTCGCAATGCTCAAGACGGCTCAGATGTCATCGACGTGAAGTTAAAAGAACGTATTGATTTTATCCGCCAAAACCTTCAAGGCAGAGACCCGCATGGTCATACTATTGACAACCTTCCCCGCCGAGCCTTTAACAGTTCACCGACGACGCTCGACGAAGAGCCACTTGAAGAGCCCGCTCTGGAGACTTTTTAA
- a CDS encoding cob(I)yrinic acid a,c-diamide adenosyltransferase, whose product MAKVYTRTGDQGTTGLISGTRVSKTDLRIAAYGTVDELNAVLGLALSYWQQSATENKNEVESWILKVQNQLFNYGCHLACDKDSLKASLPAVDAADVEWLEKTIDHCQEALPELREFIIPGGGKTASTLHLARTVCRRAERVTLEAFGMGGEADLTLQYLNRLSDWLFVLARYCNHIEGITDRTWKK is encoded by the coding sequence ATGGCAAAGGTTTATACGCGCACAGGCGATCAAGGTACCACAGGACTCATCAGCGGCACACGGGTGTCTAAAACAGACCTACGAATTGCCGCTTATGGCACCGTCGACGAGCTCAATGCCGTTCTGGGTCTAGCTTTGAGTTATTGGCAACAGTCCGCCACAGAAAACAAAAATGAGGTGGAGAGTTGGATTTTGAAGGTGCAAAACCAATTGTTTAACTATGGGTGCCATTTAGCTTGTGACAAAGATAGTCTCAAAGCTTCACTGCCGGCCGTAGATGCGGCTGATGTGGAGTGGCTAGAAAAAACGATTGATCACTGCCAAGAAGCCCTTCCGGAACTCAGGGAGTTTATCATTCCTGGCGGGGGCAAGACGGCATCCACCCTGCATTTGGCGCGCACAGTGTGCCGCCGAGCAGAAAGAGTCACACTTGAAGCTTTTGGGATGGGCGGCGAGGCCGATCTCACCCTGCAATACTTAAACCGATTGAGTGATTGGCTTTTTGTATTGGCCCGGTACTGCAATCATATTGAAGGCATTACCGATAGAACCTGGAAAAAATAA
- a CDS encoding N-formylglutamate amidohydrolase — MSIPHSGERVPPEVTWLSGLSEPVLMRDVDRFVDKLYQPALKFVSVPSIATEWHRYVVDLNRLPEDVDADSVEGSKNPSGTFTTGLHWVKTTKGEVLIEKPIPQMLHEKLVRDYYWPFHHQVEKKYAEFKGQGHEKIYQLDAHSMPSMGTSAHRDPGEVRAQVVVSDVDGQSCESRFKDLVIEAYKQAGFQVAYNWPYKGGRVTQVYGKPDLGQHAIQVELNRSLYMNEETKQLLSEPSKQVQQKIEKAVQFIFDGL, encoded by the coding sequence ATTTCCATTCCCCACTCGGGTGAGAGAGTGCCGCCAGAGGTGACTTGGTTGAGTGGCCTGAGTGAACCTGTGCTGATGCGAGATGTAGATCGTTTTGTGGATAAACTTTACCAGCCGGCCCTGAAATTTGTTTCGGTGCCATCCATTGCGACGGAGTGGCACCGTTATGTGGTGGATTTAAATCGTTTGCCTGAGGATGTGGATGCTGATTCTGTGGAAGGAAGCAAAAATCCTTCGGGGACTTTTACCACAGGCTTGCATTGGGTGAAGACAACAAAGGGGGAAGTTTTAATAGAAAAGCCCATACCTCAAATGTTGCATGAGAAGTTGGTGAGGGATTACTACTGGCCCTTTCATCATCAGGTGGAAAAAAAGTATGCGGAATTTAAGGGGCAAGGTCATGAAAAAATCTACCAGTTGGATGCCCACAGCATGCCATCCATGGGAACTTCAGCCCATCGGGATCCGGGTGAAGTCAGGGCCCAGGTGGTTGTTAGTGATGTGGATGGCCAGAGTTGTGAGAGTCGGTTCAAGGATTTGGTTATTGAGGCATACAAGCAAGCGGGATTTCAGGTGGCCTATAATTGGCCATACAAAGGTGGACGAGTGACCCAAGTTTATGGCAAGCCTGACTTGGGGCAGCATGCGATTCAAGTGGAGCTCAATCGCTCACTCTACATGAACGAAGAGACTAAGCAGCTACTTTCAGAACCTTCTAAGCAGGTGCAACAAAAAATAGAAAAAGCCGTACAATTCATATTTGATGGTTTATGA
- a CDS encoding TolC family protein has product MKIFLGVSEIKYAVWLFVLFYQAAAFSQQSSQWGELTHRFLADSPAWAAAQAKYNAEKEEAKKALTHFIPSVELQLGMQDKEYSALFGGYSSLFPSTTYSAAFTAKQTLFAGGRIWKGYELKQVSAEYEKHNLKVSKNNLVSGFLRKVFAYLSARDTLQVLQASAKTQRQYVEVTTKKQKRGAALDFELSQAQADEVSYESRLIEAKRGLESALRNLNSELPSATSAELDLLKWPKVHQRPPETLAVWLTRATQNQPDYLAARTQLEMAELNESMTMGEHWPSVQVSASLGYESGQTDTLFDESSQTKTVTVGLQVPLFSGLSSLNDRRASGERVFAAKKAVEQSRRTLDVNLQDAYDAVVRSQSVLDKAKEAARLSTLAYDQAFASFQTGRVRSQEIVALQGARERAELSFIKAREGHHMAFVNWQVVTGEDLESNLK; this is encoded by the coding sequence ATGAAAATCTTTCTAGGAGTCAGTGAAATAAAATATGCCGTTTGGTTATTCGTTCTTTTTTACCAGGCGGCGGCTTTTTCTCAACAGTCCAGTCAATGGGGCGAATTGACCCATCGGTTTTTGGCCGACAGTCCGGCTTGGGCGGCGGCACAAGCCAAATACAATGCCGAAAAAGAAGAAGCGAAAAAGGCGTTAACCCACTTTATTCCCTCAGTAGAGCTTCAGTTGGGGATGCAAGATAAAGAATACTCAGCGTTGTTTGGGGGCTACTCCAGTTTATTTCCGTCGACCACTTATTCAGCCGCATTTACGGCAAAGCAAACTCTGTTTGCCGGAGGCCGTATATGGAAGGGCTATGAACTCAAGCAGGTGAGTGCGGAATATGAAAAACACAATTTAAAGGTGTCTAAAAACAATTTGGTCTCGGGTTTTTTACGCAAGGTATTTGCTTACCTCAGCGCGCGCGATACGCTGCAGGTGTTGCAGGCTTCGGCAAAAACCCAAAGGCAGTATGTTGAGGTGACAACAAAAAAGCAAAAACGAGGAGCTGCTTTAGATTTCGAATTGAGTCAGGCGCAAGCTGATGAAGTGAGTTACGAAAGTCGATTGATTGAAGCTAAGCGGGGCCTTGAAAGTGCCCTCCGTAATTTGAATTCGGAACTTCCATCAGCCACAAGTGCAGAGCTCGATCTATTAAAATGGCCTAAAGTGCATCAAAGACCACCCGAGACATTGGCCGTGTGGCTGACTCGGGCCACACAAAATCAACCCGATTACCTTGCGGCAAGAACACAACTAGAAATGGCAGAGCTCAACGAATCCATGACTATGGGGGAGCATTGGCCATCAGTTCAAGTATCAGCCTCATTAGGATATGAAAGTGGTCAGACCGACACTCTCTTTGATGAGTCTTCGCAAACCAAAACAGTCACTGTGGGGCTGCAGGTTCCGTTGTTTTCAGGTCTGTCCTCGTTAAATGATCGACGCGCGAGCGGTGAGCGTGTATTTGCAGCAAAAAAAGCCGTGGAGCAAAGTCGAAGAACTTTAGATGTGAACTTGCAAGATGCCTATGATGCTGTCGTGAGGTCTCAAAGTGTGTTGGATAAAGCTAAAGAGGCTGCTCGGTTGTCTACCTTAGCTTACGATCAAGCGTTTGCGAGTTTTCAAACGGGTCGCGTACGCAGTCAAGAGATTGTGGCTTTACAGGGCGCACGTGAGAGGGCCGAGTTGTCTTTTATCAAAGCTCGCGAGGGTCACCATATGGCCTTTGTGAATTGGCAGGTTGTGACGGGTGAAGATTTGGAGTCGAACCTAAAATAA